A DNA window from Staphylococcus warneri contains the following coding sequences:
- the nucI gene encoding thermonuclease NucI — translation MKSKKSLSTLVLVIIVVCVLLFQFINHTGPFSGSKSENTNTELKGKEKVHIDRVVDGDTFVAKQGNKNIKVRLIGVDTPETVKPNTPVQPYGKEASNYSKKTLTNKDVYLEYDKEKNDRYGRTLAYVWLDKDHMYNKELVEKGLAREKYFAPNGKYRDVFKKAQNEAKKNKVNIWS, via the coding sequence ATGAAATCGAAAAAGTCTTTATCAACACTTGTGTTGGTCATTATAGTTGTTTGTGTATTATTGTTTCAATTTATTAATCATACTGGACCATTTAGTGGATCTAAATCTGAAAATACTAATACAGAATTAAAAGGAAAGGAAAAAGTTCATATTGATAGAGTAGTTGACGGGGATACGTTTGTAGCAAAACAGGGCAACAAAAATATTAAAGTGCGTTTAATTGGTGTTGATACGCCTGAAACAGTTAAACCGAACACACCTGTTCAACCTTATGGTAAAGAGGCTTCGAACTATAGTAAGAAAACTTTAACTAATAAAGACGTGTATCTTGAATATGATAAAGAAAAAAATGATAGATATGGTAGAACTTTAGCCTATGTATGGTTAGATAAAGATCATATGTATAATAAAGAACTCGTTGAAAAAGGTTTAGCAAGAGAGAAGTACTTTGCGCCAAACGGTAAATATAGAGATGTATTTAAAAAGGCTCAAAATGAAGCTAAGAAAAATAAAGTCAATATTTGGAGTTAA